The Ornithinimicrobium sufpigmenti genome includes the window GGCGATGGACAGCGGCTTGTCGGTGGCGTCGGCCTCCACGAGCGGGCCGACGTACTCCAGCAGCCCCTCCGACAGCTGGGCGTAGTAGGCGTTGATCTGACGGGCCCGCTTGGCCGCGTAGATCACCAGGGCGTACTTGCTGTCCGCACGCTCCAGCAGGCTGTCGATCGGCGGGTTGGTGATGCCGTCGGGGTGGGCGATGGTGCCGGTACCAATCACGAAAGGGTGCTCTCAGTCTTCAGCGGGTGGGGGGTCAACCATCAATGATACGAGTTCTTCGGCCGCTCGCGCGACATCGTCGTTGACGATGGTCACGTCGAACTCGTCCATGGCGGCCAGCTCGGTGCGTGCGGTCTGGAGCCGGACCGCCCGTTCCTCCGCGGTCTCGGTGCCCCGGCCGACGAGCCGGTCGACGAGCTCGTCCCAGGACGGTGGTGCCAGGAAGACGAACAGCGCCTCCGGCATCCTGTCCCGCACCTGGCGCGCCCCCTGCAGGTCGATCTCGAGCAGTGCGGGACGTCCCTCGGCGAGAATCTCCTCCACCGCGCGACGGGGGGTGCCGTAGCGGGCCCGCCCGTGCACGGTGGCCGACTCCAGCAGCTCGCCGGCCTGGTCGAGCCGGGAGAACTCCTCGTCGTCGAGGAAGAAGTAGTGCCGGCCGTCCTCCTCCCCCGGTCGGGGCGGCCGGGTCGTCGCCGACACGGACAGCCATACCTCGGGGTGATGCTGACGGACGTAGGCGGCGACGGTGCCCTTGCCGACGGCCGTGGGACCGGCGAGCA containing:
- the rpoZ gene encoding DNA-directed RNA polymerase subunit omega: MIGTGTIAHPDGITNPPIDSLLERADSKYALVIYAAKRARQINAYYAQLSEGLLEYVGPLVEADATDKPLSIALHEINQGKLHTSSPES
- the gmk gene encoding guanylate kinase, which produces MTGVPHPRRLVVLAGPTAVGKGTVAAYVRQHHPEVWLSVSATTRPPRPGEEDGRHYFFLDDEEFSRLDQAGELLESATVHGRARYGTPRRAVEEILAEGRPALLEIDLQGARQVRDRMPEALFVFLAPPSWDELVDRLVGRGTETAEERAVRLQTARTELAAMDEFDVTIVNDDVARAAEELVSLMVDPPPAED